One Hermetia illucens chromosome 4, iHerIll2.2.curated.20191125, whole genome shotgun sequence DNA segment encodes these proteins:
- the LOC119654238 gene encoding uncharacterized protein LOC119654238 isoform X2 yields the protein MFASLALAALALLVFAFRGVRHFFTSLSPFPDGTPWSGGCAFSGFDIVPPPKRFEQRRGRESTICFLFSSRGSFPIWGGICSVLVFATKASFALQVQKFISSVLTSGRRKSPGTRWHGSTLTPSFIELTGLTSTHFVRTIDARGTLARVFLKSRFKWRARGFHSVVIVCPS from the exons ATGTTCGCAAGCCTGGCACTAGCCGCACTGGCGCTTCTTGTTTTTGCGTTTCGCGGAGTTCGGCATTTTTTCACGTCACTTTCACCCTTCCCTGATGGCACGCCGTGGAGTGGTGGCTGTGCGTTTTCCGGCTTTGATATCGTGCCCCCACCCAAACGATTCGAACAGCGGCGGGGACGGGAATCAACaatttgctttttgttttcgaGTCGGGGATCGTTCCCAATTTGGGGCGGCATCTGCTCAGTGCTAGTTTTCGCGACCAAGGCCTCGTTCGCGCTTCAGGTGCAAAAATTCATTTCCTCGGTACTCACCTCCGGCAGAAGAAAAAGTCCTGGCACTCGCTGGCACGGCTCCACTTTGACACCTTCATTTATCGAACTAACGGGACTGACTTCCACGCACTTCGTACGAACAATTGACGCGCGCGGCACTCTGGCCCGTGTTTTCTTGAAATCGCGCTTCAA ATGGCGCGCTCGAGGCTTCCATTCAGTTGTCATCGTTTGCCCCAGCTGA
- the LOC119654238 gene encoding uncharacterized protein LOC119654238 isoform X1, producing the protein MFASLALAALALLVFAFRGVRHFFTSLSPFPDGTPWSGGCAFSGFDIVPPPKRFEQRRGRESTICFLFSSRGSFPIWGGICSVLVFATKASFALQVQKFISSVLTSGRRKSPGTRWHGSTLTPSFIELTGLTSTHFVRTIDARGTLARVFLKSRFNYDGALEASIQLSSFAPAD; encoded by the exons ATGTTCGCAAGCCTGGCACTAGCCGCACTGGCGCTTCTTGTTTTTGCGTTTCGCGGAGTTCGGCATTTTTTCACGTCACTTTCACCCTTCCCTGATGGCACGCCGTGGAGTGGTGGCTGTGCGTTTTCCGGCTTTGATATCGTGCCCCCACCCAAACGATTCGAACAGCGGCGGGGACGGGAATCAACaatttgctttttgttttcgaGTCGGGGATCGTTCCCAATTTGGGGCGGCATCTGCTCAGTGCTAGTTTTCGCGACCAAGGCCTCGTTCGCGCTTCAGGTGCAAAAATTCATTTCCTCGGTACTCACCTCCGGCAGAAGAAAAAGTCCTGGCACTCGCTGGCACGGCTCCACTTTGACACCTTCATTTATCGAACTAACGGGACTGACTTCCACGCACTTCGTACGAACAATTGACGCGCGCGGCACTCTGGCCCGTGTTTTCTTGAAATCGCGCTTCAA CTATG ATGGCGCGCTCGAGGCTTCCATTCAGTTGTCATCGTTTGCCCCAGCTGATTAG
- the LOC119654238 gene encoding uncharacterized protein LOC119654238 isoform X3 — protein sequence MTATTETRKRSREDDSCDSMPLSKRINNLHINNGIQDFAANGNSLAHGSNTHHPMQHMNGGGAGHGAHPALRGENCFASQIAEANPQEPLPPGYSPELTQHENPYYYNKNKLLYELHLERMRRTHHP from the exons ATGACTGCCACAACGGAAACAAG AAAACGTTCTCGGGAAGATGACAGCTGCGATTCGATGCCTTTGTCAAAAAGAATCAACAATTTGCACATCAACAATGGCATACAGGATTTCGCAGCGAATGGGAATAGTTTAGCTCATGGTAGCAATACGCACCACCCAATGCAACACATGAATGGAGGAGGCGCAGGTCACGGGGCACACCCCGCACTGCGTGGAGAAAACTGCTTTGCATCGCAGATCGCTGAAGCCAACCCTCAGGAGCCTCTGCCCCCTGGTTACAGCCCAGAACTCACTCAGCACGAAAATCCTTATTActataacaaaaacaaattgtTGTATGAACTTCATCTCGAAAGAATGCGAAGGACTCACCACCCTTAG